In Flavobacteriaceae bacterium, the following proteins share a genomic window:
- a CDS encoding DUF4834 family protein has translation MLQYASFTGVFRTILIIALVYYGMKILSRIFAPALLRYVTKKAGERFGQQFNPQQEQHTSQKEGEITIDKVPHQNKTSNNDVGEYVDYEEVD, from the coding sequence ATGTTGCAATATGCATCATTTACTGGGGTTTTTAGAACGATATTAATAATAGCGTTAGTATATTATGGAATGAAAATCTTATCTAGAATATTTGCTCCTGCTTTATTGCGTTATGTTACTAAAAAAGCAGGTGAACGTTTTGGACAACAATTTAATCCACAACAAGAACAGCATACTTCTCAAAAAGAAGGCGAAATAACAATAGATAAAGTGCCACATCAAAATAAAACTTCTAATAATGATGTTGGCGAATATGTGGATTATGAAGAAGTTGATTAA
- a CDS encoding transporter: protein MKLFLTNILLASSLLFSLTVYGQYTEVINSNRPGASRSAFSVGTGVAQLELGAFSINEDHSLLDFETSGFGVDFAGRYGVFLEELELSIEGIYRDDTFTDNRSFFIAERKRSNFTNLTIGAKYLIYDPLKNAEEEKPNLYSYHANRKFKWSSLIPAVAVYAGANFDTKDNPFTAPDVEGFSPKVLLATQNNFAGGWVFVTNFILDRIGTDASDFQYILTLTHSFNTKWVVFAETQGIKGDFNSDNLFRFGGAYLFDKNFQLDTGVTFNTKDTPSVFNITLGASYRLDFHKDKEIPIKQ from the coding sequence ATGAAGCTATTTTTAACCAATATTTTATTAGCTAGCTCTTTATTGTTTTCATTAACAGTTTATGGTCAATATACAGAGGTTATTAACTCTAATCGACCTGGAGCATCTCGTAGCGCTTTTTCTGTTGGTACAGGAGTTGCCCAATTAGAGCTAGGTGCTTTTAGCATAAACGAAGACCATTCACTTTTAGATTTTGAAACTAGTGGTTTTGGAGTGGATTTTGCTGGGCGTTATGGTGTTTTCTTAGAAGAATTAGAACTTAGTATAGAAGGAATATATCGAGATGATACATTTACAGATAACCGTTCATTTTTTATAGCAGAGAGAAAACGAAGTAATTTTACTAATTTAACAATAGGTGCAAAATATTTAATATATGATCCATTAAAAAATGCTGAGGAAGAGAAACCAAATTTATACAGTTATCATGCTAATAGGAAATTTAAATGGAGTTCATTAATTCCAGCAGTTGCAGTATATGCAGGCGCTAACTTTGATACAAAAGATAACCCTTTTACGGCTCCAGATGTAGAAGGATTTAGCCCTAAAGTACTCCTTGCTACCCAAAATAATTTTGCTGGAGGCTGGGTATTTGTAACTAATTTTATTTTAGACAGAATAGGAACAGATGCATCTGATTTTCAATACATTTTAACTTTAACTCACTCTTTTAACACAAAATGGGTTGTTTTTGCTGAAACTCAAGGTATAAAAGGGGACTTTAATTCTGATAATTTATTTAGATTTGGGGGCGCTTATTTATTTGATAAAAATTTTCAATTAGATACTGGAGTAACATTTAACACAAAAGATACTCCTTCTGTTTTTAATATTACGTTAGGAGCTTCCTATCGTTTAGATTTTCATAAAGACAAAGAGATACCTATAAAGCAGTAA
- a CDS encoding cysteine synthase family protein, protein MNDNNNVFDNVLDLIGKTPLIKLNKITKNFKGEYLAKVEAFNPGHSAKDRIALYIIEEAERRGYLKPGDTIIETTSGNTGFSIAMVSIIKGYECVLAVSSKSSLDKIDMLKAMGAKIYVCPANVSADDPKSYYQVAQRLHKEIKGSVYINQYFNDLNSEAHYRTTGPEIWEQTNGAITHLVACSGTGGTISGTAKFLKEQNPKIKVIGVDAYGSILKKYHETKEIDTNEIYPYRIEGLGKNLIPSSTNFDIIDEFVKVSDEESAHTARDISKTEGLFVGYTSGAVLQAIKQLNAIGKFKNTDKIVIIFPDHGSRYMSKVYCDQWMGAQGFLDSERESMEEQQVKYIK, encoded by the coding sequence ATGAACGACAACAACAATGTATTTGATAATGTTTTAGATCTCATAGGAAAAACACCACTTATCAAATTAAACAAAATAACAAAGAATTTTAAAGGAGAATATTTAGCAAAAGTTGAAGCCTTTAATCCAGGTCATTCAGCTAAAGATAGAATTGCTTTATATATTATTGAAGAAGCTGAACGTAGAGGTTATTTAAAACCAGGAGATACAATTATAGAAACTACTTCAGGCAATACAGGGTTTAGTATTGCTATGGTGAGCATTATTAAAGGCTATGAGTGCGTTTTAGCAGTTAGTTCCAAATCTTCTTTAGATAAGATTGATATGCTTAAAGCAATGGGAGCTAAGATCTATGTTTGCCCAGCTAATGTAAGTGCAGATGATCCTAAATCATATTATCAAGTAGCACAAAGACTGCATAAAGAAATTAAAGGATCTGTATATATTAATCAATATTTTAATGATTTAAATTCGGAAGCACATTATAGAACTACTGGACCAGAAATATGGGAACAAACAAATGGAGCTATTACACATTTAGTAGCTTGTAGTGGAACAGGAGGAACAATTTCTGGTACAGCAAAATTTTTAAAAGAACAAAACCCTAAAATTAAAGTGATCGGGGTTGATGCTTACGGTTCAATTTTAAAAAAATATCACGAGACAAAAGAAATAGATACGAATGAAATTTATCCATATAGAATTGAAGGTCTTGGGAAAAATTTAATCCCATCATCTACCAATTTCGATATTATAGATGAATTTGTTAAAGTATCTGATGAAGAAAGTGCACATACAGCAAGAGATATTTCTAAAACAGAAGGATTATTTGTGGGGTATACTAGTGGAGCGGTACTTCAGGCTATAAAACAACTTAATGCCATCGGAAAATTTAAAAATACAGATAAAATTGTAATAATTTTCCCAGATCATGGCTCACGTTACATGAGTAAAGTATATTGTGATCAATGGATGGGAGCACAAGGATTTTTAGATTCTGAAAGAGAATCGATGGAAGAACAACAAGTAAAATATATAAAATAA
- a CDS encoding DUF3667 domain-containing protein, with product MENSLTNVTNCKNCDKQHEIGFEFCPHCGQKTNEDLTIGVLFYNTISNYFSFDARFFKSFIPLMFKPGDLAKRFIEGKRLLYLHPAQMYLFISVVFFFIISFAIRDTSQKLDEGFKNEKENSTIISDSLKPTLDSIQIQQTEKLFNQLKDNKKLLGINDEDLKLADSIIKIQAANPQRFNTDFGFDEKKVDSLIASGAEDAIIYKQMGMKDDAGTFTRHFFSQMLKFYKDRGAGSILQAFFDSIPIALFFLLPIFAFILKLFHYKKGRFAHHLVFSFYYFSFLFTAFSLLYGINLITNIPNWIDFLIILSTFFYLFVAIKRFYNQGWFLSFVKSSAITFIYFMFLIPFTIFVGLVAFMLY from the coding sequence ATGGAAAACAGTCTAACCAATGTTACCAATTGTAAAAACTGCGATAAACAGCACGAAATAGGATTTGAGTTTTGCCCACATTGTGGACAAAAAACAAACGAAGATTTAACTATTGGCGTATTATTTTATAATACTATAAGTAATTATTTTTCTTTTGATGCTCGGTTTTTTAAGAGTTTTATCCCTTTAATGTTTAAACCTGGAGATTTAGCAAAACGCTTTATTGAAGGCAAACGCTTATTATATTTACATCCAGCTCAGATGTATTTATTTATCTCTGTAGTCTTCTTTTTTATTATATCGTTTGCAATTAGGGATACATCTCAAAAATTAGATGAAGGTTTTAAAAATGAAAAAGAGAATTCTACAATAATTTCAGATTCATTGAAACCAACCTTAGATTCTATACAAATTCAACAAACAGAAAAACTATTTAATCAATTAAAAGATAATAAAAAGCTTCTTGGAATTAACGATGAGGATTTAAAGCTAGCAGATTCGATAATTAAAATACAAGCTGCAAATCCTCAAAGATTTAATACTGATTTTGGCTTTGATGAAAAAAAAGTAGACTCCCTTATTGCATCAGGTGCTGAAGATGCAATTATCTATAAACAAATGGGAATGAAAGATGATGCAGGGACTTTTACACGTCATTTTTTTTCTCAAATGCTTAAGTTTTATAAAGATCGTGGAGCTGGTTCTATTTTACAAGCATTTTTTGATAGTATACCGATAGCACTGTTTTTTTTGCTACCAATATTTGCATTTATTTTAAAGTTGTTTCATTATAAAAAAGGGCGTTTTGCGCATCATCTGGTATTTAGTTTTTATTACTTTTCGTTTTTGTTTACAGCATTTAGCCTTTTGTATGGGATTAATCTAATCACAAATATTCCAAATTGGATAGATTTTTTAATTATACTATCTACCTTTTTCTATTTATTTGTAGCAATAAAACGTTTTTATAATCAAGGATGGTTTTTGAGTTTTGTAAAAAGTAGCGCTATTACTTTTATATATTTTATGTTCCTTATCCCATTTACAATATTTGTAGGTTTAGTAGCATTTATGCTCTATTGA
- a CDS encoding S9 family peptidase, whose amino-acid sequence MSKHPIPPIARKIPKELSIHSDTRIDNYFWLNDRENPEVIDYLNKENAYFEEMTSHTKDFQNNLFEEMKSRIKEDDETVPYKYNGYWYIMKFEKGKNYPIYIRKKETLEAEEELLFDCNKMAEGFAYFKLGGISISPDNNLVTYGIDTVSRRQYTLHVKNLVTGEVYSDTIKNTTGSATWANDNKTIFYTLKNEQTLRSEKVFKHRIGEDSANDTLIYTEEDETFGVTVYKTKSKKYLVITSYSTLTTESQILDADTPNNAFRIFQPRIRGLEYSISHYEDSFFIVTNADKATNFKLMKTDEVETSKSNWKEVIAHRDNVLIEDVDIFKDFLVISERSNGLNKIRIRRWDTLEEYFLPFDNETYTAYTTTNVDFNTTILRYSYNSLTTPSSVIDFDMVTKEKTIKKEQQVLGGKFNKDNYVSERLWAIAGDGTRIPMSLVYHKNTQKSSNTPLLQYAYGSYGSTIDPYFSTMRLSMLDRGFIYVIAHIRGGEYLGRPWYENGKLLNKRNTFTDFIDCSKFLINEGYTSAQHLYAMGGSAGGLLMGAIANLNPELYNGIVAQVPFVDVISTMLDDSIPLTTGEYDEWGNPNEKEYYDYIKSYSPYDNIESKPYPNLLVTTGLHDSQVQYWEPAKWVAKLRDLKTDSNLLLLHTNMDTGHGGASGRFEPLKEDAEEFAFIFDLEGINA is encoded by the coding sequence ATGAGCAAACATCCTATTCCTCCAATAGCAAGAAAAATCCCTAAAGAACTTTCAATACACAGCGATACAAGAATAGACAACTATTTTTGGCTTAACGATAGAGAGAACCCTGAGGTAATTGATTATTTGAATAAGGAGAATGCGTATTTTGAGGAAATGACATCTCATACGAAAGATTTTCAGAATAATTTGTTTGAAGAAATGAAATCTCGTATTAAAGAAGATGATGAAACAGTACCATACAAATACAATGGGTATTGGTATATAATGAAATTTGAAAAAGGAAAAAATTATCCAATTTATATACGTAAAAAAGAAACATTAGAGGCAGAAGAAGAGTTATTGTTTGATTGTAACAAAATGGCCGAAGGCTTTGCGTATTTTAAATTAGGAGGAATTAGTATTAGTCCAGATAATAACTTAGTAACTTATGGTATAGACACGGTTAGTAGACGACAATATACACTTCACGTTAAAAATTTGGTTACGGGAGAAGTTTATAGTGATACTATAAAAAACACTACAGGTTCTGCAACTTGGGCTAATGATAATAAAACAATTTTTTATACCCTAAAGAATGAACAAACACTTCGTTCTGAAAAAGTATTTAAACATAGAATAGGAGAAGACTCTGCTAATGATACTCTTATTTATACAGAGGAAGATGAAACTTTTGGAGTAACTGTTTATAAAACAAAATCTAAAAAATACCTTGTTATTACTAGTTATAGTACTTTAACGACTGAATCTCAAATTTTAGATGCTGATACACCTAACAATGCATTTAGAATTTTTCAACCTAGAATTAGAGGTTTAGAATATAGTATTAGTCATTATGAAGATTCATTTTTTATTGTTACGAATGCTGATAAAGCAACTAATTTTAAATTAATGAAAACTGATGAGGTTGAAACCTCAAAAAGTAACTGGAAAGAAGTAATTGCACATAGAGACAATGTGCTTATAGAAGATGTTGATATATTTAAGGATTTTCTGGTAATTAGTGAACGTAGCAATGGACTTAACAAAATTCGTATTAGACGTTGGGATACTTTAGAAGAGTATTTTTTACCATTTGATAATGAAACCTATACAGCATATACAACTACAAATGTTGATTTTAATACTACAATATTACGCTATAGTTATAATTCATTAACAACACCATCTTCAGTAATTGATTTTGATATGGTTACTAAAGAAAAAACCATTAAAAAAGAACAACAAGTTCTTGGTGGTAAATTTAATAAAGATAATTATGTGTCAGAACGTTTATGGGCAATTGCTGGAGATGGTACAAGAATACCAATGTCTTTAGTATACCATAAAAACACACAAAAATCTTCAAACACTCCATTATTACAATATGCTTACGGATCATATGGTTCTACCATAGATCCATATTTTTCAACGATGAGGTTGAGCATGTTAGATCGTGGTTTTATTTATGTAATTGCTCATATTCGTGGAGGAGAATACTTGGGACGGCCTTGGTATGAAAACGGTAAACTATTAAATAAACGTAATACGTTTACAGATTTTATAGATTGCTCTAAATTTTTGATTAATGAAGGTTATACATCTGCACAACATTTATATGCAATGGGAGGAAGTGCTGGTGGTTTACTTATGGGAGCAATAGCAAATTTAAATCCAGAATTATACAATGGTATAGTTGCACAAGTCCCTTTTGTAGATGTAATTAGTACAATGTTAGATGACAGTATTCCATTAACGACTGGAGAATATGATGAGTGGGGTAACCCTAATGAAAAAGAATACTATGATTATATCAAAAGTTATTCGCCCTATGATAATATTGAATCTAAACCTTATCCAAATTTATTAGTTACTACTGGGCTTCACGATTCGCAAGTACAATATTGGGAGCCAGCAAAGTGGGTAGCTAAATTGAGAGATTTGAAAACAGATTCTAATCTTTTACTATTACATACTAACATGGATACTGGTCACGGCGGTGCTTCAGGACGTTTTGAGCCACTAAAAGAAGACGCAGAAGAATTTGCTTTCATATTCGATTTAGAAGGAATTAATGCCTGA
- a CDS encoding polysaccharide biosynthesis protein encodes MGIVLNQSSKNFVVTYLGFGVGAINLLFLYTYFLPNDYHGLVSYILSTAAIMMPILALGTHNTIIKFYSSFRTRNSINSFLTLMLLFPFLAIIPIGVIGCFSYEMISNSLSKENEIIKNYVWLIYIAAICFAYFEIFYAWAKVQMKSVFGNFMKEVFHRVGVLLLFIGIYYKWITVDDFIYGVIIIYILRVLIMMGYAFALRRPVLRFKKITNVSSIIKYSLLIIIAGSVASIILEIDKFMLGQYIVIDNIAFYGIAVYIATVIGVPARSMHQITNPITAKFLNDNDKESLKDLYKKSSINLFIIGGFVFLLITLNINELYTILPEEFRGGVLVVFLIGLAKLIDNLIGNNNAILFNSNYYRIVLLLGFILAILAVILNVVLIPVYGIYGAAYATFISIVVYNICKVGFVYIKFKMIPFTLNTFKTIIVLGAFICTFYFWEFTFHPILNIILKSMFISLLYAIIVYRFNLSDDITIILNKYIKK; translated from the coding sequence ATGGGAATAGTACTAAATCAGAGTTCTAAAAATTTTGTTGTAACCTATTTAGGTTTTGGAGTAGGTGCTATAAACTTATTGTTTTTATACACTTATTTTTTACCAAATGATTATCATGGTTTAGTGAGCTACATTTTATCAACTGCCGCTATTATGATGCCGATATTAGCGTTAGGTACTCATAATACTATCATCAAATTTTATTCTTCTTTTAGAACTAGAAACAGTATAAATAGTTTTTTAACGTTAATGCTATTATTTCCATTTTTAGCAATTATCCCTATAGGAGTTATTGGTTGCTTTTCTTATGAAATGATTTCAAATTCATTATCTAAAGAAAATGAAATTATTAAAAACTATGTTTGGTTAATCTATATCGCAGCGATATGTTTTGCTTATTTTGAGATTTTTTATGCTTGGGCAAAAGTGCAAATGAAAAGTGTATTTGGAAACTTTATGAAAGAAGTATTTCATAGGGTAGGAGTGTTATTACTTTTTATAGGGATTTATTATAAATGGATTACGGTTGATGATTTTATATATGGAGTTATTATAATTTATATATTAAGAGTATTGATTATGATGGGATATGCATTTGCTCTTCGCCGCCCTGTATTACGATTTAAAAAAATCACCAATGTATCTTCAATTATTAAATATAGTTTATTAATTATTATTGCAGGTTCAGTAGCGAGTATCATATTAGAGATTGATAAATTTATGTTAGGACAATATATTGTTATTGATAATATAGCATTTTATGGTATTGCTGTATATATAGCTACAGTAATTGGAGTGCCAGCTCGGTCAATGCATCAAATTACTAATCCTATTACCGCAAAATTTTTAAATGATAATGATAAAGAGAGTTTAAAAGATTTATATAAAAAAAGTTCTATAAACTTATTTATTATTGGAGGGTTTGTGTTTTTACTTATTACATTAAATATTAATGAACTCTATACTATCCTTCCTGAAGAATTTAGAGGGGGTGTTTTGGTTGTATTTCTTATTGGTTTAGCAAAACTTATCGATAATTTAATAGGTAATAATAACGCAATCTTGTTTAATAGCAATTATTATCGAATTGTACTTTTATTAGGCTTTATATTAGCCATATTAGCCGTTATACTTAACGTTGTATTAATTCCAGTATATGGTATTTATGGAGCAGCTTATGCTACTTTTATTTCTATTGTTGTTTATAATATTTGTAAAGTTGGTTTTGTTTATATAAAATTTAAAATGATTCCGTTTACGCTAAATACGTTTAAAACAATAATAGTTTTAGGGGCGTTTATTTGCACTTTTTATTTTTGGGAGTTTACCTTTCACCCGATTTTAAATATCATTTTAAAATCAATGTTTATAAGCTTGTTATATGCTATTATAGTCTATCGTTTTAATCTATCTGATGATATTACCATAATATTAAATAAGTATATAAAAAAATAG
- a CDS encoding glycosyl transferase family 1, which yields MLKKIKKVHKKALIITYYWPPAGGPGVQRWLKFVKYLRDFNIDPIVYIPDNPNYPITDESLLAEVPEGITILKQPIKEPYKFAKLLSKKSSNTISKGIISEQKKQSLIERILLYIRGNFFIPDARKNWVKPSVDYLSRYIEKNQISTIITTGPPHSLHLIGLKLKDKLSVKWFADFRDPWTSIGYHKQLKLTQSSRLKHKELEKQVLHKADEIIVTSFKTQEEFQEITKQPISVITNGYDIEVFEKEELDKQFSIAHIGSLLSERNPEILWQVLSELIKEDTVFASKFQLTLVGAVSKVVINSLKKYDLFYYVNYLGYVSHKEALKYQHKSQLLLMIEIDSEDTKCIIPGKLFEYMVSNRPIIAIGPIDSDVERIIKATNTGKYFNYTEYKALKETIQTHFNAFQNNNLKTHPIGLQQYSRRELTKKLSELLNS from the coding sequence ATACTAAAAAAGATAAAAAAAGTGCATAAAAAAGCACTCATAATAACTTATTATTGGCCTCCAGCTGGAGGGCCTGGAGTACAACGTTGGTTAAAATTTGTAAAATACCTTAGAGATTTTAATATTGATCCCATAGTTTATATTCCTGATAATCCTAATTACCCGATTACAGACGAAAGTTTATTAGCAGAAGTTCCTGAAGGAATTACTATTTTAAAACAACCTATAAAAGAACCATATAAATTTGCAAAATTATTATCTAAAAAGAGTTCAAATACTATTAGTAAAGGTATTATCTCTGAACAAAAAAAACAGAGTTTAATAGAACGTATTCTACTTTACATTAGAGGTAATTTTTTTATCCCTGATGCACGTAAAAATTGGGTAAAACCTTCTGTTGATTACTTATCTAGATATATTGAAAAAAATCAAATTTCAACAATTATTACTACAGGTCCACCACATAGTTTACATTTAATAGGATTGAAATTAAAAGATAAATTAAGTGTAAAATGGTTTGCAGATTTTAGAGATCCTTGGACTTCAATAGGGTATCATAAGCAATTAAAATTAACACAATCATCTAGATTAAAGCATAAAGAATTAGAAAAACAAGTATTGCATAAAGCTGATGAAATTATTGTAACAAGTTTTAAAACCCAAGAAGAATTTCAAGAAATTACTAAGCAACCAATTTCAGTTATTACAAATGGTTATGATATAGAAGTGTTTGAAAAGGAAGAATTAGACAAGCAATTTTCTATAGCACATATAGGGTCTTTATTATCTGAGCGAAATCCAGAAATATTATGGCAAGTTTTAAGTGAACTTATTAAAGAAGATACTGTATTTGCTTCTAAATTTCAGTTAACTTTGGTTGGTGCAGTAAGTAAAGTTGTGATAAATAGTTTAAAAAAATATGACTTATTTTATTATGTGAATTATCTAGGTTATGTTTCGCATAAAGAAGCTTTAAAATATCAACACAAGTCACAATTGTTATTAATGATTGAAATTGATTCAGAAGATACTAAATGTATTATACCAGGGAAATTGTTTGAATATATGGTATCTAACAGGCCAATAATAGCTATTGGGCCTATAGATTCGGATGTAGAGCGAATTATAAAAGCCACAAACACTGGTAAGTATTTTAATTATACAGAGTATAAAGCCTTGAAAGAAACAATTCAAACTCATTTTAATGCCTTTCAAAATAATAATTTGAAAACCCATCCTATAGGTTTACAACAATATAGTAGAAGAGAATTGACAAAAAAACTTTCAGAATTACTAAATTCATAG
- a CDS encoding GTP cyclohydrolase — protein sequence MITIKEIHSKKDLKAFVKFPFTLYKNSKYWVPPIINQEIRTFNKKENPVFKDAEAKLFLAYKNGEIVGRIAAIINWLEVKGQGLKKMRFGWFDFIDDINVSKALLKEINRIGKEYNLDYTEGPVGFSNLDKVGVITEGFDHIGNMITWYNHPYYASHYEQLGFQVEKVYLESKFLYKDIPHESFTRIQAIIKKRYQLKTLVFNNSKDILPYADEMFDVFSKSHESLSTFVEINQLQRDYFKKKFIPFLDPEYVKFVTDKNNKLIAFAIVTPSYAKALQKMKGKLFPFGFKHLLKAKKHNDSVTFYLIGIVPEYQNKGVTAIIFDEFYKEFAKKGIVECIRGPELADNTAIHKIWKNFNPKVHKRRCTFKKEIY from the coding sequence ATGATTACAATAAAAGAGATACATTCTAAAAAAGATTTAAAAGCGTTTGTAAAATTCCCTTTTACACTTTATAAAAATTCCAAGTATTGGGTCCCCCCTATTATTAATCAAGAAATAAGAACTTTTAATAAAAAAGAAAATCCTGTTTTTAAAGATGCCGAAGCAAAATTATTTTTAGCTTATAAAAATGGAGAAATTGTTGGTCGTATTGCAGCAATCATTAATTGGTTAGAAGTAAAAGGGCAAGGGTTAAAAAAAATGCGGTTTGGTTGGTTTGATTTTATAGATGATATAAATGTTTCTAAAGCTTTATTAAAAGAGATTAATCGTATTGGTAAAGAATATAATTTAGATTATACAGAAGGCCCTGTAGGGTTTTCTAATTTAGATAAGGTTGGAGTGATTACCGAAGGGTTTGATCATATTGGTAATATGATAACTTGGTATAATCATCCTTATTATGCATCTCATTATGAGCAATTAGGGTTTCAGGTCGAAAAAGTATATCTAGAAAGTAAATTTTTATATAAAGATATTCCACATGAATCATTTACAAGAATACAAGCCATTATAAAAAAGAGATATCAATTAAAAACATTAGTTTTTAATAATAGTAAAGATATTTTACCCTATGCAGATGAGATGTTTGATGTCTTTAGTAAATCTCATGAATCACTATCCACTTTTGTAGAAATTAACCAGTTACAACGAGATTATTTTAAAAAGAAATTTATCCCGTTTTTGGATCCTGAATATGTGAAGTTTGTTACAGATAAAAATAATAAACTTATTGCATTTGCTATAGTAACTCCATCATATGCAAAAGCGCTTCAAAAAATGAAAGGGAAATTATTTCCTTTTGGGTTTAAACATCTATTAAAAGCGAAAAAACATAATGATTCCGTTACTTTTTATTTAATAGGGATTGTCCCTGAATATCAAAACAAAGGAGTCACAGCAATTATATTTGATGAATTCTATAAAGAATTTGCAAAAAAAGGTATTGTTGAATGTATTAGAGGGCCAGAGTTAGCAGATAACACTGCTATTCATAAAATTTGGAAAAATTTTAACCCAAAAGTTCATAAAAGACGATGTACATTCAAAAAAGAAATTTATTAA
- a CDS encoding aminotransferase class I/II-fold pyridoxal phosphate-dependent enzyme encodes MKDLFEKIYRDKGPLGKWASQAEGYFVFPKLEGQISNRMKFQGKDVITWSINDYLGLANHPEVRKVDAEAAAEYGSAYPMGARMMSGHTSLHEQLQNELASFVNKEAAYLLNFGYQGMVSTVDALVSKDDIIVYDVDAHACIIDGVRLHMGKRFTYKHNDVESLEKNLERATKMAEQTGGGILVISEGVFGMRGEQGRLKEIVALKKKFNFRLFVDDAHGFGTLGKTGAGAGEEQGVQEDIDVYFATFAKSLASTGAFIAADKEIIDYLKYNLRSQMFAKSLQMQLVVGALKRLDMLRTMPELKENLWTIVNALQSGLKERGFNIGNTQSCVTPVYLNGSIPEAMALVRDLRENYGIFCSIVVYPVIPKGLILLRMIPTATHTLEDVNETLDAFDAIRERLENGTYKRLSAALIAAMGE; translated from the coding sequence ATGAAGGATTTATTTGAAAAGATATATAGAGATAAAGGCCCTTTAGGAAAATGGGCTTCACAGGCAGAAGGCTATTTTGTTTTTCCTAAATTAGAAGGGCAGATTTCTAATAGAATGAAATTTCAAGGAAAAGATGTAATTACTTGGAGTATTAATGACTATTTAGGTTTAGCTAACCATCCTGAAGTTCGCAAAGTAGATGCTGAAGCTGCTGCAGAATATGGGTCTGCTTACCCAATGGGTGCTCGTATGATGTCTGGTCATACATCTCTTCATGAACAATTGCAAAACGAATTAGCTTCTTTTGTAAATAAAGAAGCTGCTTATCTATTGAATTTTGGATATCAAGGAATGGTCTCTACAGTTGATGCTTTAGTATCTAAAGATGATATTATTGTTTATGATGTAGATGCGCATGCATGTATTATAGATGGTGTACGTTTACACATGGGTAAACGATTTACCTATAAACATAATGATGTTGAGAGTTTAGAAAAGAACTTAGAGCGGGCTACTAAAATGGCTGAGCAAACTGGAGGCGGGATTCTTGTAATTTCTGAAGGTGTGTTTGGAATGAGAGGGGAACAAGGTCGTTTAAAAGAAATTGTAGCTTTAAAGAAAAAATTTAATTTCAGACTATTTGTTGACGATGCACACGGATTTGGTACTTTAGGTAAAACTGGAGCCGGAGCAGGTGAAGAACAAGGAGTTCAGGAAGATATTGATGTCTACTTTGCAACATTTGCAAAATCATTAGCAAGTACTGGAGCTTTTATCGCTGCTGATAAAGAAATTATTGATTATTTAAAATATAATTTAAGATCGCAAATGTTTGCTAAATCATTGCAAATGCAATTAGTTGTAGGAGCATTAAAAAGATTAGATATGTTGAGAACAATGCCAGAGTTAAAAGAAAACTTATGGACCATTGTTAATGCATTACAATCTGGCTTAAAAGAACGTGGTTTTAATATTGGAAACACACAAAGTTGTGTAACTCCAGTATATTTAAATGGTAGTATACCTGAAGCTATGGCTTTAGTTAGAGATTTAAGAGAAAATTATGGAATATTCTGTTCTATAGTAGTTTATCCAGTGATACCTAAAGGGTTAATTTTACTTAGAATGATTCCTACTGCCACGCATACCCTAGAAGATGTTAATGAAACTCTAGATGCATTTGATGCAATTAGAGAGCGATTAGAAAACGGAACTTATAAGCGTTTATCTGCTGCTTTAATAGCTGCAATGGGAGAATAA